CATCTCCCTATTCAATTCAAGTTTAACCTCCATTAAAAATAATTCAATGGTTCACTcaattgacaaaaaaaactgATGGAAACCTCAGGGCTCAGGCTGTCATTTAAGGCCTCACGTTGCCACTGTCGTTTGTAAATTGTAAACAACAAAACTAGTAAGTTTTATATATAAACATTTTCGTAGTCGTGGCATGCACTAGAAAATAGAAATAACTATACATAGAATAAGtagtaaaattataaataaataaaaaatcatttCTTCTTCTTTCTATCTTTGGTACCATTATTACAAAATAATGAACCAAAACTAAACAAATCTACACTAACTCTACAAATGTATGGAGATGGAAGATTTAACAATGGATTAATCTTcaaactattattattattattactatgatTATAATTATTACCATAACCATTATAACTTGTACTATTATCCTTTACCTTTCCTTTTTGAGCCAATTTACCATTGCCatcaaattgttgttgttgttgttgttgttgtctcaAAGATTGTTGTTTCTTCAGCTTGTTTGGTGCAGAACCAGTTGAATTACTCCTTCTAAACAAACTCGAATCTGATTTGGAGAAATAATAATCACTAGTTGAATGGCTTCTTCTCAAGATCTTTGAAGACGACCGAATTAGCCctttcttattattattgttagtaACATTCTCAGAATTCAAGCTGTTATTTCTGGTAAATCTTGAAAACAACTTTGACTGAAATTTAAGATTAGGCTTTTCTTCCTCGACTATTTTCTCCAAAAACTTACCTGTTGAACCACTCCTAGTTAGTATTTTCCAAGAACCAATTAACCCTTTTCTTTGATTTCTATCACAGTTTAGACTATTACTCCTCCTAAACTTCCAAAACGGTTTCACCGTAGCGGCCggttcctcttcttcttcttcttcttcttcaatacTGTCTTCTAAGAACTCTTTCAGGCTCTTCTTCTTCAATGTTGTAGGTTGGTGATACAAACAAGGCGTTGTTACTAACTTATCTTGAAAAACAACTTGAGATTCCCATTCTTTTATtatctcatcttccttctttaaggaagtgggtatgattTTGCCATCGGAGAAGAGCTCATCTGCTGATGAAGATTGGAATGTGACATTGGTATCTACATTGAAA
This genomic stretch from Spinacia oleracea cultivar Varoflay chromosome 3, BTI_SOV_V1, whole genome shotgun sequence harbors:
- the LOC110804012 gene encoding uncharacterized protein, producing the protein MAVDVYSDNFAVGMISPRLSFSRDLDENESSSSTTTTNPILINDDYPCKLDLSLLDSTFDFAFNVDTNVTFQSSSADELFSDGKIIPTSLKKEDEIIKEWESQVVFQDKLVTTPCLYHQPTTLKKKSLKEFLEDSIEEEEEEEEEPAATVKPFWKFRRSNSLNCDRNQRKGLIGSWKILTRSGSTGKFLEKIVEEEKPNLKFQSKLFSRFTRNNSLNSENVTNNNNKKGLIRSSSKILRRSHSTSDYYFSKSDSSLFRRSNSTGSAPNKLKKQQSLRQQQQQQQQFDGNGKLAQKGKVKDNSTSYNGYGNNYNHSNNNNNSLKINPLLNLPSPYICRVSVDLFSFGSLFCNNGTKDRKKKK